In Oryza brachyantha chromosome 1, ObraRS2, whole genome shotgun sequence, the following are encoded in one genomic region:
- the LOC102717025 gene encoding uncharacterized protein LOC102717025: MTTLSAGVLLKLLDGMKTGAAKPVGEHRTALLQVTDIVPADLDDKDLLPRHGNFYVKLSDSSHSIYATLPLAQADLVLSNKLQLGQFLHLDRLDPGSPVPVLVGARPLPGRHPLVVGTPDPASKAKPAAPRRGSWGPENHAAILASPKLIRPTTLNFDDNRTPVKAAPSPARSTATASVRKSSSVLPRMTRSKSFVADRPHDHPKIPKSPFPTEKSSASCYTAPRVMSRRPPKEEEPSSPSSDDELCSSATSSKKRPSTSTRVPVPGKLNLLGKEAMEQREQAQKAALEALRNASATENVVRIYKMFAELSKTARPDAPATCFESFLSFHQEAVQAVTDIEAIHAATSMAGAVAADEPPVLQEIAQNRSSLSKRRGALGVSKSVSFAPGTLDDGGGTKNRSSNASRKCLVLDKIGEDGGGGGDEKRSSGGSAATGALGSSLRLAKQMQSEAGSWFMDFVEAALETGLKKKSKASATADGRKQSSCCCPQSLILRVINWVEMEQSGDGSSSSSRKAGHPRAAGIARKLRIKAKNP, from the exons CTCCTCAAGCTGCTCGACGGCATGAAGACCGGCGCCGCCAAGCCCGTCGGGGAGCACCGCACCGCCCTGCTCCAGGTCACCGACATCGTCCCCGCCGACCTCGACGACAAGGACCTCCTCCCGCGCCACGGCAACTTCTACGTCAAGCTCTCCGACTCCTCCCACTCCATCTACGCCACCCTCCCGCTCGCCCAGGCCGACCTCGTCCTCAGCAACAAGCTCCAGCTCGGCCAGTTCCTCCACCTCGACCGCCTCGACCCGGGCTCCCCCGTCCccgtcctcgtcggcgccaGGCCACTCCCCGGCCGCCACCCGCTCGTCGTCGGCACGCCCGACCCGGCCTCCAAGGCCAAGCCGGCCGCGCCCCGGAGGGGCTCCTGGGGCCCCGAGAACCACGCCGCCATCCTCGCCTCCCCCAAGCTCATCAGGCCCACCACGCTCAACTTCGACGACAACAGGACGCCCGTCAAGGCCGCACCCTCGCCGGCCAGGagcaccgccaccgcctccgtcAGGAAGAGCAGCAGCGTCTTGCCCAGGATGACCAGGAGCAAGAGCTTCGTCGCCGATAGGCCGCACGACCACCCCAAGATCCCCAAGAGCCCATTCCCAACC GAGAAGAGCTCAGCGAGCTGCTACACAGCTCCACGGGTGATGAGCCGAAGACCGCCCAAGGAGGAAGAACCCTCCTCACCCTCTTCGGATGATGAGCTCTGCAGCTCGGCGACGTCGTCCAAGAAGAGGCCGTCGACGAGCACTCGCGTGCCAGTGCCGGGGAAGCTCAATCTTCTGGGCAAG GAAGCCATGGAGCAGAGGGAGCAAGCTCAGAAGGCGGCACTCGAAGCGCTGCGCAACGCCTCCGCTACGGAGAACGTAGTTAGGATCTACAA GATGTTCGCTGAATTGAGCAAGACGGCGAGGCCGGACGCGCCGGCCACCTGCTTCGAAAGCTTCCTCAGCTTCCACCAGGAGGCCGTGCAGGCCGTGACAGACATCGAGGCGATCCACGCGGCCACCTCGATGGCCGGAGCGGTGGCAGCCGATGAGCCGCCGGTGCTGCAGGAGATTGCCCAGAACAGGTCATCGTTGTCCAAGAGGAGAGGCGCCCTGGGCGTGTCCAAGTCGGTGTCGTTCGCGCCCGGCACGttggacgacggcggcggcaccaaGAACCGGAGCTCCAACGCCAGCAGGAAGTGCCTTGTCCTGGACAAGATCggagaagacggcggcggcggcggcgacgagaagCGATCTTCCGGTGGCAGTGCAGCCACGGGTGCTTTGGGGTCGTCGTTGAGGCTCGCGAAGCAGATGCAGAGCGAGGCCGGGAGCTGGTTCATGGACTTCGTGGAGGCCGCGCTGGAGACTGgcctgaagaagaagagcaaggcgtcggcgacggcggatgGGCGGAAGcagagcagctgctgctgcccgcAGTCTCTGATACTGCGGGTGATCAACTGGGTGGAGATGGAGCAGAGCGGtgacggcagcagcagcagcagcaggaaggCCGGTCACCCGAGAGCGGCTGGCATTGCCAGGAAGCTTAGGATTAAGGCCAAGAACCCTTAA
- the LOC102709495 gene encoding deoxynucleoside triphosphate triphosphohydrolase SAMHD1 homolog: MWDRLTDVTETVKPSKTDRGKATVKWNGMKPVKPQPILFIEQLLSSCKSRRNNPLFSWNSPRLASSSHSNPLATPLLLVLVLVPAAPTVISLSISLWRARFWEEEEMGEYCGAAPEEDPAMALVTPLPPTKHPYGCFDRCSTKQVFDNLHGNISLDPLAREFVDTEEFQRLRDLKQLGLTYLVYPGAVHTRFEHSLGVYWLAGEAMNNLQMYQGEELGVDCVDVQTVKLAGLLHDIGHGPFSHLFEHEFLPRVVPGSTWSHEHMSALLLDSIVDKHNIDIEADHLKIVKEMIVASSMFGTTKSANEKHFLYDIVANGRNGIDVDKFDYIGRDCRACGLGCNFQYWRLLQGMRVMGDEICYPAKDYLSIHKLFTTRADLHRTVYTHAKVKAVELMLVDALVEANEYLGIALHAQDPTDFWKLDDTIIKSIETAPNNELDKAKGIIQRIRRRELYKFCNQYSVPKDKLEHFKNITAQDIVCSQKSSKVLLKEEDVAVSNVKIDLTRGKDNPLESIKFFKDFGCDEKFPITDERVSHLLPAYNQDRIVRVYAKKPELVEAVSEAFENLQLRMYGEKTQVHDTPRKRIRFH; encoded by the exons ATGTGGGACCGGCTGACAGATGTAACAGAGACGGTGAAGCCAAGCAAGACAGACAGAGGAAAAGCAACCGTCAAGTGGAATGGAATGAAACCAGTCAAACCACAGCCGATCTTGTTTATAG AGCAATTACTCTCCTCTTGTAAATCCAGGAGGAATAATCCCTTGTTCTCCTGGaactcgcctcgcctcgcctcgtcTTCCCATTCCAATCCCCTTGCAACCCCACtgctactagtactagtactagtacccgccgcccccaccgtaatctctctctccatctctctctggCGCGCGCGATTctgggaagaggaggagatgggcgAGTACTGCGGCGCTGCCCCGGAGGAGGACCCGGCCATGGCGCTCGTCACGCCGCTCCCCCCGACCAAGCACCCCTACGGCTGCTTCGACCGCTGCTCCACCAAGCAGGTCTTCGACAACCTCCACGGCAACATCTCCCTCGACCCG TTGGCTCGTGAGTTTGTGGATACTGAGGAATTCCAGAG GTTGCGGGATCTAAAACAGCTTG GCCTTACATATCTAGTCTACCCAGGAGCCGTCCACACACGTTTTGAGCATTCATTAGGAGTTTATTGGCTAGCTGGGGAGGCTATGAACAATCTTCAAATGTACCAG GGAGAAGAGCTTGGCGTTGATTGTGTTGATGTGCAAACTGTAAAACTTGCAG GCCTCTTGCATGACATTGGACATGGCCCCTTCAGTCATTTGTTTGAACATGAGTTTCTTCCTCGTGTTGTTCCTGGATCAACCTg GTCCCATGAACATATGTCTGCACTGTTGCTGGACAGCATTGTTGACAAACACAACATAGATATTGAAGCTGATCATCTCAAAATTGTTAAG gAAATGATCGTTGCCAGTTCTATGTTTGGCACAACAAAA AGCGCAAATGAGAAGCATTTTCTTTATGACATTGTTGCAAATGGTCGGAATGGTATCGATGTTGACAA GTTTGACTACATTGGCCGTGATTGCAGAGCATGTGGTCTGGGTTGTAATTTCCAGTACTGGAG GCTTTTGCAAGGCATGCGAGTGATGGGGGATGAAATATGCTACCCTGCCAAAGATT ATTTGAGCATCCACAAGTTGTTTACCACACGTGCTGATCTTCACCGCACTGTCTATACACATGCAAAAGTCAAG GCTGTTGAACTGATGCTTGTGGATGCGCTTGTTGAGGCTAATGAATACTTGGGAATAGCTTTGCATGCACAAGATCCAACAGACTTTTGGAAG TTAGATGACACAATCATTAAAAGCATTGAAACTGCTCCCAACAATGAACTGGACAAAGCAAAAGGGATCATTCAACGTATTCGCCGAAGAGAGCTCTATAAG TTCTGCAATCAATATTCTGTTCCAAAGGACAAGCTGGAGCACTTCAAGAATATAACTGCACAAGACATAGTTTGTTCACAG AAATCTTCCAAGGTGCTGCTGAAGGAAGAAGATGTTGCTGTTAGCAATGTTAAGATTGATTTGACCCGTGGAAAAGATAATCCACTTGaaag CATCAAGTTCTTCAAG GATTTTGGATGCGATGAGAAGTTCCCCATCACAGATGAGCGGGTCAGCCACTTGCTACCTGCCTACAATCAGGACAGGATTGTCAGGGTGTATGCGAAGAAGCCCGAGTTG GTTGAAGCGGTGTCAGAAGCCTTTGAGAACCTACAACTGAGGATGTATGGTGAAAAGACACAAGTTCATGACACGCCCAGGAAGCGCATTAGATTTCACTAG